In the genome of Entelurus aequoreus isolate RoL-2023_Sb linkage group LG08, RoL_Eaeq_v1.1, whole genome shotgun sequence, one region contains:
- the LOC133655270 gene encoding uncharacterized protein K02A2.6-like — MKRQHELSVEDGCLLWGTRVVIPPRGRQVMTEELHAAHPGVSRMKSLARSYVWWPDMDEELEAAVRRCHTCQANQATPPAAPLHPWEWPNQPWMRLHLDFCGPILGKMFLIVIDAYSKWMEIIPMQSINSSITIEKLRSIFATHGIPASLVTDNEPSLVSAEFENFLRKNGVKHVTTAPYHPSSNGCAELAVRVFREAIKKMGEGGVETKVSRFLFKYRSTPQTTTGITPAELLMNRRLRTQLDMPALSDKVGSNQAKQKQNHDKRARDRVFKDCEAVYIRGYAGQKWIQARLVERTGPVSWTANTQDGKLVRRHQDQIRPRYDQKESLRDTSEDSFPEDFHSAPPGAVDQELVDQELVDQEPDEQEPGDQAQDAEVGVRDTARQRKPPSYLKDYVLIQTQ; from the coding sequence ATGAAAAGACAGCATGAGCTGAGTGTGGAAGATGGCTGCCTTCTGTGGGGGACAAGGGTGGTAATACCACCTCGGGGTCGGCAGGTAATGACGGAAGAGCTACATGCAGCTCATCCAGGGGTCTCAAGGATGAAATCCCTAGCCCGGAGTTACGTGTGGTGGCCCGACATGGATGAGGAGTTGGAGGCAGCAGTACGCAGATGTCATACATGTCAAGCTAACCAGGCCACACCTCCGGCCGCGCCGCTGCATCCCTGGGAGTGGCCAAATCAGCCATGGATGAGACTACATTTGGATTTTTGCGGGCCCATTCTgggaaaaatgtttttgattgtcATCGATGCTTACTCCAAATGGATGGAAATCATCCCAATGCAGTCCATAAACTCCTCAATAACTATTGAGAAATTGAGAAGCATATTTGCCACTCATGGCATCCCAGCAAGTCTGGTTACAGACAATGAGCCAAGTCTGGTCAGTGCAGAGTTTGAAAATTTCCTCAGAAAAAATGGCGTAAAACATGTGACAACAGCCCCATACCACCCGTCCTCAAATGGCTGTGCGGAGCTCGCTGTACGGGTCTTCAGGGAAGCCATCAAGaagatgggggagggaggtgtgGAAACAAAGGTGTCTAGGTTCCTGTTTAAATACAGATCAACCCCTCAGACTACAACCGGCATTACGCCTGCGGAGCTGCTAATGAACAGGAGATTGCGAACGCAGCTGGACATGCCAGCACTGTCAGACAAAGTGGGCTCAAACCAggcaaaacaaaaacagaaccaTGACAAAAGGGCCAGGGACCGAGTGTTCAAAGACTGTGAGGCTGTATACATACGAGGATATGCGGGCCAGAAATGGATTCAGGCGAGACTCGTGGAGAGGACTGGTCCAGTGTCTTGGACAGCAAACACTCAAGATGGCAAGCTGGTGAGAAGACATCAGGATCAGATCCGTCCACGTTATGATCAGAAGGAAAGTCTTCGTGACACATCAGAGGACAGTTTTCCAGAGGATTTCCATTCAGCACCACCAGGAGCAGTTGATCAGGAACTAGTTGATCAGGAACTAGTTGATCAGGAACCCGATGAGCAGGAACCAGGTGATCAAGCACAGGATGCAGAAGTGGGAGTCAGGGACACCGCTCGCCAAAGGAAACCTCCATCATATCTTAAGGACTATGTTCTCATACAGACTCAGTGA